The Melospiza georgiana isolate bMelGeo1 chromosome 31, bMelGeo1.pri, whole genome shotgun sequence genome has a window encoding:
- the LOC131094901 gene encoding D(1)-like dopamine receptor, giving the protein MDGFYPSAGGAGQDGLSATSWAAQSHSPLSLRVVTATCLALLILTTLLGNALVCLAVLRFPHLRSKVTNLFVVSLAVSDLLVAVLVMPWRAASDVLGFWPFGAFCDLWVAFDITCCTASILHLCLISVERYWAIAEPFRHQRRVTQRLAFVTIAVAWLLSLLISFLPVQLQWHKAREQLGFNGSAEEGSCDPSLSRTYAISSSLISFYIPVAIMLGTYGRLFRLARHQLRGISSLETPVGQSDHPQETSLKTSLKKETKVLQTLSIIVGVFVCCWLPFFVLNCLVPFCDPDLHVPGASPCVSRAVLSTFTWLGWANSALNPIIYAFNAEFRAAFTSLLGWGCLCRGGAVETVTFSNELVSFHPDTSGLVALQSLSPPQLLPHAVLQVESPEVALERVSPGSSPSQNALPECGTPMQLGRVPPLASSAFH; this is encoded by the exons ATGGATGGGTTTTACCCCTcggcaggaggagctgggcaggacgggctcagtgccaccagctgggcagcacaaagccaCTCCCCGCTGTCCCTGCGGGTAGTGACAGCCACCTGCCTggccctcctcatcctcaccacGCTGCTGGGGAACGCCCTGGTGTGCCTGGCCGTGCTCAGGTTCCCACACCTGCGCTCCAAGGTCACCAACCTCTTCGTGGTCTCCCTGGCCGTGTCCGACCTGCTGGTGGCCGTGCTGGTGATGCCCTGGAGAGCTGCCAGTGATGTGCTGGGCTTCTGGCCCTTCGGGGCCTTCTGTGACCTCTGGGTGGCCTTTGACATCACGTGCTGCACGGCCTCCATCCTCCACCTGTGCCTCATCAGTGTCGAGCGCTACTGGGCCATCGCCGAGCCCTTCCGCCACCAGAGGAGGGTGACACAGCGCCTGGCCTTCGTCACCATTGCGGTGGCTTGGCTGCTGTCCCTCctcatctccttcctccccgtgcagctgcagtggcacAAGGCCCGGGAGCAGCTGGGGTTTAACGGCTCTGCGGAGGAGGGGAGCTGTGATCCCAGCCTCAGCAGGACCTACGCCATCTCCTCGTCCCTCATCAGCTTCTACATCCCCGTGGCCATCATGCTGGGCACCTACGGGCGCCTCTTCCGCCTGGCCCGGCACCAGCTCCGTGGGATCTCCTCCCTGGAGACACCGGTGGGACAGAGCGACCACCCTCAGGAAACCTCCCTGAAAACCTCCCTCAAGAAGGAGACCAAGGTGCTGCAGACCCTCTCCATCATCGTGGGTGTCTtcgtgtgctgctggctgcccttCTTCGTGCTCAACTGCCTGGTGCCCTTCTGCGACCCCGATCTCCACGTCCCGGGAGCGTCGCCGTGCGTCAGCAGGGCCGTGCTCAGCACCTTcacctggctgggctgggccaacTCTGCCCTCAACCCCATCATCTACGCCTTCAACGCTGAGTTCCGCGCCGCTTtcacctccctgctgggctggggctgcctgtgccGCGGCGGCGCCGTGGAGACGGTGACCTTCAGCAACGAGCTGGTGTCCTTCCACCCTGACACCTCCGGGCTGGT ggctctgcagagcctcagcccaccccagctgctgccccacgCCGTGCTGCAGGTGGAGAGCCCCGAGGTGGCCTTGGAGAGGGTTTCTCCAGGCTCCTCCCCATCTCAGAATGCCCTTCCTGAGTGTGGGACGCCCATGCAGCTGGGGAGGGTTCCCCCTCTGGCCAGCAGCGCCTTCCATTGA